In one Lolium rigidum isolate FL_2022 chromosome 3, APGP_CSIRO_Lrig_0.1, whole genome shotgun sequence genomic region, the following are encoded:
- the LOC124703443 gene encoding probable O-methyltransferase 2: MAAQVPTMAVPTDAQLIQAQADLWRQSLCFLTPMALRCAIQLGIPTAIHRLGGTTSLPDLVTALSLPPSKTPYLGRLLRMLVTSGTLASTEAGVYCLNAVSYLLVDGIVVDGEASQKAIVLATSSRHYLEAALGLADWFKKDVPPPLPSPFEHVHGAALFEESMALLDPESDKVFHEALAAHDHLGIGTILRECHDLFKGLESLTDCCGGDGTTARAIVQAFPHIKCHVLDLPKVIEKAPPSDAVNYVAGDLCHSIPPAQAVLLKLVLHFWSDEDCINILSHCKKAIPSREMGGKVIVIDIVVGSASGTMLETQMLMDMLMLVCTRGKQRDENDWAAIFTKAGFSDYKIVNKLGVRGVIEVYP; this comes from the exons ATGGCAGCTCAGGTCCCCACCATGGCAGTGCCCACCGACGCCCAGCTTATCCAGGCGCAGGCCGACCTGTGGCGCCAGAGCCTGTGCTTCCTCACGCCCATGGCACTCAGGTGCGCAATCCAGCTGGGCATCCCTACTGCGATCCACCGTCTCGGTGGCACGACATCGCTGCCCGATCTGGTCACCGCACTGTCCCTCCCGCCGTCGAAGACGCCATACCTCGGCCGTCTCTTGCGGATGCTGGTCACGTCGGGCACCCTGGCGTCTACCGAGGCAGGGGTCTACTGCCTTAACGCGGTATCGTACCTCCTGGTAGATGGCATAGTCGTCGACGGTGAGGCTAGCCAGAAGGCAATCGTGCTCGCCACGAGCTCACGGCATTACTTGGAGGCCGCCTTGGGGCTTGCCGACTGGTTCAAGAAGGACGTCCCACCACCATTGCCGTCGCCATTTGAGCATGTGCACGGTGCGGCGCTCTTCGAGGAGAGCATGGCACTCCTCGACCCAGAGTCGGACAAGGTGTTCCATGAGGCTTTGGCCGCCCATGACCATCTCGGGATCGGCACGATATTGCGGGAATGCCATGACCTATTCAAGGGACTGGAGTCCCTCACTGACTGTTGTGGTGGCGATGGAACGACGGCCAGGGCCATCGTCCAAGCCTTCCCACATATCAAGTGCCACGTGTTGGACCTTCCAAAGGTCATCGAGAAAGCCCCGCCGAGTGATGCCGTTAACTATGTCGCCGGTGACCTATGCCACTCCATCCCACCCGCTCAAGCTGTGTTGCTCAAG CTTGTTCTGCACTTTTGGAGTGATGAGGACTGCATCAATATCCTATCTCATTGCAAAAAGGCCATTCCTTCCCGTGAAATGGGAGGAAAGGTGATCGTCATAGATATAGTGGTCGGCTCTGCTTCAGGGACAATGCTGGAAACCCAAATGCTGATGGATATGCTCATGTTG GTATGCACAAGAGGTAAACAACGGGATGAAAATGACTGGGCCGCTATCTTCACCAAAGCAGGGTTTAGCGACTATAAGATTGTCAATAAGCTGGGAGTTCGAGGTGTCATCGAGGTATATCCGTAA
- the LOC124703444 gene encoding protein FAR1-RELATED SEQUENCE 5-like, with the protein MEGMEDNEEHDMVVNETFSSEEEGYKYYNAYAKSKGFGVRKEELTKKPGTNIAFRRLYVCSKEGYRARKHFEKTKRKRTPRPLSRCGCGARMEIEMSMESGEWFVKDFVVEHNHPLAIGDQTTFIRSHRGLNDAQKADAIEYGIGGLRTHEIMEVMEKQHGGPEKTRERSRILLQAHH; encoded by the exons ATGGAGGGCATGGAGGACAATGAAGAGCACGATATGGTGGTTAATGAAACTTTTAGTAGCGAGGAAGAAGGTTACAAGTACTACAATGCATATGCTAAGTCCAAGGGGTTTGGTGTTAGAAAAGAAGAGCTGACTAAGAAGCCAGGCACGAACATAGCTTTCCGGCGTCTTTATGTGTGCTCCAAAGAAGGATATCGGGCAAGGAAGCACTTTGAAAAAACTAAACGAAAACGAACACCTCGGCCACTTTCGCGTTGTGGATGCGGTGCTCGGATGGAGATCGAGATGTCTATGGAAAGTGGAGAATGGTTTGTAAAAGATTTCGTGGTTGAACATAACCATCCACTCGCCATTGGTGATCAGACAACTTTCATAAGGTCTCATCGTGGGTTGAATGACGCTCAAAAGGCTGATGCCATTGAGTATGGGATTGGTGGCCTTCGAACACACGAGATTATGGAAGTAATGGAGAAGCAGCATGGTGGCCCCGAGAAG ACAAGAGAAAGATCCAGAATTCTTTTACAAGCACATCACTGA
- the LOC124699541 gene encoding flavonoid O-methyltransferase-like protein Os11g0303600 has translation MAGHAPTMAVPTDAQLIKAQADLWRHSLCYFTPMALRCAVQLGIPTAIHRLGGTASLSDLVTALSLPESKTPYLGRIMRLLVTSDVLSSPEDGIYCLLPLSYLLVDGVLIDGEAHQEAIVLAATSRHYLEAALGLADWFKKDLALPLPSPFEEVHGATILEESMTLLDPESDKLFHQAVAAHDHMGIGTILRECHDLFKGLDSLTDCCGGDGTTARAIVQAFPHIKCHVLDLPKVIEKAPPSEAVNYVAGDLFHSIPSAQAVMLKLVLHFWSDEDCVNILSHCKKAIPSREAGGKLIIIDIVVDHPSSGEMLETQLLMDVLMLVCTRGRQRDENDWSSIFTKAGFSDYKIVKMLGARGIIEVYP, from the exons ATGGCAGGTCACGCACCGACGATGGCAGTCCCTACCGACGCGCAGCTGATCAAGGCGCAGGCAGATCTGTGGCGCCACAGCCTGTGCTACTTCACGCCCATGGCACTCCGGTGCGCCGTCCAGCTTGGCATCCCTACCGCGATCCACCGCCTCGGCGGCACGGCGTCGCTCTCCGACCTCGTCACGGCATTGTCCCTGCCGGAATCGAAGACGCCGTACCTCGGCCGCATCATGCGGCTGCTGGTCACATCGGACGTCTTGTCGTCCCCCGAGGATGGGATCTACTGCCTCCTCCCGCTGTCGTATCTCCTGGTGGATGGCGTACTCATCGACGGCGAGGCCCATCAGGAGGCCATCGTGCTTGCCGCGACCTCGCGCCATTACCTGGAGGCGGCCCTGGGGCTGGCCGACTGGTTCAAAAAGGACCTGGCACTGCCGTTGCCATCACCATTCGAGGAAGTGCATGGTGCGACGATCCTCGAGGAGAGCATGACGCTCCTCGACCCAGAGTCGGACAAGCTGTTCCATCAAGCCGTAGCTGCCCATGACCACATGGGGATCGGCACCATATTGCGGGAATGCCATGACCTATTCAAGGGACTGGACTCCCTCACTGACTGTTGCGGTGGTGATGGAACGACGGCCAGAGCCATCGTCCAAGCCTTCCCACACATCAAGTGCCATGTGTTGGACCTTCCAAAGGTCATCGAGAAAGCCCCGCCGAGTGAGGCAGTTAACTATGTGGCCGGTGACCTGTTCCATTCCATCCCGTCCGCTCAAGCTGTGATGCTCAAG CTTGTTCTGCACTTCTGGAGCGACGAGGATTGCGTTAACATCCTATCTCACTGCAAGAAGGCAATTCCTTCCCGAGAAGCGGGAGGCAAATTGATCATCATAGATATAGTGGTCGACCACCCTTCTTCAGGGGAAATGTTGGAAACCCAACTGCTAATGGATGTGCTCATGTTAGTATGCACGAGAGGACGGCAGCGGGATGAAAACGACTGGAGCTCAATATTTACGAAAGCAGGGTTTAGTGACTATAAGATTGTCAAGATGCTGGGTGCTCGGGGTATCATCGAGGTTTACCCATAA